In Electrophorus electricus isolate fEleEle1 chromosome 12, fEleEle1.pri, whole genome shotgun sequence, a single window of DNA contains:
- the nox1 gene encoding NADPH oxidase 1 gives MGNWIVNHGLETFILVVWMGINVFLFVYFYSFYDLGPQFFYTHQLLGSALSWARAPAAVLNFNCMLILLPVCRNLLSLIRGNFMCCGVALRKQLDKNLTFHKLVAYMIALMTAVHTVAHLLNVEWYINSRHGKYGPLPGNLSALRDNRAKNTTYLNPIEYDYTTPTLFAFTTIAGLTGVVITLALILMITSSMEVIRRSYFEVFWYTHHLFIIFFAGLVFHGAGRIVRGQQTTEPPHDTIFCKTQPQNWGLIPECPIPQFVGGFPQTWKWVIGPMVIYICERFLRFIRYMQTVRYKKIVMHPSNVLELQLVKSGFKMDAGQYVFLNCPAISQLEWHPFTLTSAPEEDFFTLHIRSAGDWTNQLIKMLENLPEGSQGPKMGVDGPFGTASEDVFDYEVSMLVGAGIGVTPFASILKSIWYKFKDSNPKLRTRKIYFYWLCRETNAFEWFADLLQVLEKEMEERGMRDFLTYKLYLTGWDHTHAAHVMVHFDKDTDVITGLKQKTHYGRPIWDKEFEQVRQENPSSVVGTFLCGPESLAKVLAKKCVKYSDVDPRKTKFYFNKENF, from the exons ATGGGTAATTGGATTGTTAACCATGGACTGGAAACCTTTATTCTG gtGGTCTGGATGGGCATCAATGtcttcttgtttgtttacttctaTTCGTTTTACGACTTGGGGCCTCAATTCTTCTACACACACCAGCTACTAGGA TCTGCACTGTCATGGGCCAGAGCCCCTGCTGCCGTCCTCAACTTTAACTGCATGCTCATCCTCCTCCCAGTGTGCCGGAACCTCCTGTCTCTGATCCGTGGCAACTTTATG tgcTGTGGAGTAGCTTTGCGGAAACAACTGGACAAAAATCTCACTTTCCACAAACTTGTCGCCTACATGATTGCATTGATGACTG CGGTTCACACTGTTGCCCATCTGCTCAATGTGGAGTGGTACATTAACAGTCGACATGGGAAATATGGTCCCCTCCCCGGTAATCTGTCTGCCCTTCGGGACAACAGAGCAAAAAACACCACCTACCTCAATCCTATCGAATATGATTATACA ACCCCAACCCTGTTCGCATTCACCACCATTGCTGGCCTTACTGGAGTTGTGATCACCCTTGCTCTCATCCTCATGATCACATCATCAATGGAGGTCATTCGACGAAGCTACTTTGAGGTCTTCTGGTATACGCATCACCTTTTCATCATCTTCTTCGCTGGCCTTGTCTTTCATGGGGCAGG GCGCATTGTTCGAGGTCAACAGACCACTGAGCCGCCTCACGACACCATTTTCTGCAAAACACAGCCGCAGAACTGGGGCTTGATTCCTGAATGCCCAATCCCTCAGTTTGTTGGAGGGTTTCCTCAG ACCTGGAAGTGGGTGATTGGTCCTATGGTGATTTACATATGTGAAAGGTTTCTGCGGTTTATCCGCTACATGCAGACTGTGAGATACAAAAAG ATTGTGATGCATCCATCCAATGTCCTCGAGCTACAGTTGGTGAAGTCTGGTTTTAAGATGGACGCTGGGCAGTATGTTTTCTTAAACTGTCCAGCTATCTCCCAACTAGAATGGCACCCATTTACACTGACCTCAGCCCCAGAGGAAGACTTTTTCACATTGCACATCCGTTCAGCTGGGGACTGGACTAACCAATTAATTAAGATGCTAGAAAATCTACCAGAGGGGAGTCAAGGGCCGAA GATGGGTGTGGATGGCCCGTTTGGAACTGCCAGTGAAGATGTGTTTGATTATGAAGTCAGCATGCTGGTTGGAGCTGGGATCGGGGTGACCCCGTTCGCATCAATTCTGAAGTCTATCTGGTATAAGTTCAAAGATTCCAATCCCAAGCTGCGCACCAGAAAG ATATACTTCTACTGGTTGTGTAGGGAGACAAATGCCTTTGAGTGGTTTGCAGATCTGCTGCAGGTGCTCGAAAAAGAAATGGAGGAGAGAGGCATGCGAGACTTCCTGACATACAAACTTTACCTCACTGGATGGGACCATACTCAT GCAGCCCATGTGATGGTACATTTTGATAAAGACACAGATGTAATCACTGGCTTGAAGCAGAAGACTCACTATGGAAGACCCATCTGGGATAAGGAATTTGAGCAAGTCCGGCAAGAAAATCCCTC GTCAGTAGTTGGCACATTTCTGTGTGGCCCAGAGTCTTTAGCAAAAGTCTTGGCaaagaaatgtgtgaaatattcTGACGTGGATCCTCGGAAAACCAAGTTTTACTTCAACAAAGAGAACTTCTGA